A section of the Leptotrichia buccalis C-1013-b genome encodes:
- a CDS encoding zinc ribbon domain-containing protein YjdM has product MSLPNCPKCGSEYVYEDGNMLVCPECFYEWAENGEESSEENVVKDSNGNILQDGDSVTIIKDLKVKGASSDLKRGTKVKNIRLIDDGIHNIDCKIDGFGAMKLKSEFVKKI; this is encoded by the coding sequence ATGAGTTTACCAAATTGTCCAAAATGTGGATCAGAATATGTTTATGAGGATGGAAATATGTTAGTCTGTCCAGAATGTTTTTACGAATGGGCTGAAAATGGAGAAGAAAGCAGTGAGGAAAATGTTGTAAAAGATTCAAACGGAAATATTTTGCAGGATGGGGACAGTGTTACAATTATTAAGGATTTGAAAGTAAAAGGTGCATCATCAGACTTGAAGAGAGGAACAAAAGTTAAAAATATAAGATTAATTGACGATGGGATTCATAATATCGACTGTAAAATAGATGGTTTTGGAGCGATGAAACTGAAATCGGAATTTGTAAAAAAAATATAA
- a CDS encoding arsenate reductase family protein, giving the protein MNKIYCYPRCTTCKKAVKWLEENGIDYEYKHIVEETPSKEDIKKYYKESGLPLKRFFNTSGNVYKELNLKEKLAEMSEDEQFELLASNGMVLKRPLLVGKDFVLVGFKEAEWVEKLK; this is encoded by the coding sequence ATGAACAAAATATATTGTTATCCAAGATGCACAACTTGTAAAAAAGCTGTAAAATGGCTGGAGGAAAATGGGATTGATTACGAATATAAGCACATTGTGGAAGAAACACCATCGAAGGAAGATATTAAGAAATATTATAAAGAAAGTGGATTGCCGTTAAAAAGATTTTTTAATACAAGCGGGAATGTTTACAAGGAGCTAAACTTAAAGGAAAAATTGGCAGAGATGTCAGAAGATGAGCAGTTTGAATTACTTGCAAGCAATGGAATGGTATTAAAAAGACCACTTTTGGTAGGGAAGGATTTTGTGCTAGTTGGATTTAAGGAAGCTGAGTGGGTGGAAAAGTTAAAATAA
- the uvrB gene encoding excinuclease ABC subunit UvrB, with the protein MDFKIHSKFQPTGDQPQAIQKIVENLEDGITDQILLGVTGSGKTFTVANVIEKINRPALIMAPNKTLAAQLYNEYKQFFPENAVEYFVSYYDYYQPEAYIMQTDTYIEKDSSINDEIDKLRHAATAALLNRRDVIIVASVSAIYGLGSPEAYKKRSIPIDVETGFERNELIKRLISLRYERNDIAFERGKFRVKGDILDLHPSYQDTGYRFEFFGDDLESISEINTLTGQKIRNIKRITIMPATHYLTNEDTKVMFESIKKEMEERVNFFQKEGKLLEAQRIEQRTKYDLEMIEEIGYCKGVENYSRYLTGKSEGEAPDTLIDYFPEDLVVFLDESHISVPQINGMYKGDRARKQSLIDNGFRLPSAYDNRPLKFEEFFGKIPQVVYISATPSDYELEHSNGEVVEQLVRPTGIVEPSIDIRETKNQIDDLMDEIKTRTARKERILVTTLTKKMAEELTDYYLEYGIKVKYMHSDIDTLERTEIIRGLRKGEFDVLVGINLLREGLDIPEVSLVAILEADKEGYLRSRRSLIQTMGRAARNVEGHVILYADRITGSMQEAIDEVNRRREVQEKYNLENNINPKSIVREIAESIVDYEIEKENEANKAIKQYKSEKDIEKEIKKLDKQIKKLAEELNFEEAIKLRDKMNELKKLLIEL; encoded by the coding sequence ATGGATTTTAAGATACATTCAAAATTTCAGCCAACTGGAGATCAGCCTCAGGCTATCCAAAAAATTGTGGAAAACTTGGAAGATGGTATTACAGATCAGATTTTGCTTGGGGTTACGGGTTCGGGAAAGACATTTACAGTTGCGAATGTTATTGAAAAAATAAATCGTCCAGCTTTGATAATGGCACCGAATAAAACACTTGCAGCACAGCTTTATAATGAATATAAACAGTTTTTTCCTGAAAATGCTGTTGAATATTTTGTGTCTTATTATGATTATTACCAGCCTGAAGCGTATATTATGCAAACTGATACGTATATTGAAAAGGACTCTTCAATTAATGATGAGATTGATAAATTGCGGCATGCGGCAACAGCGGCACTTTTGAACAGAAGAGATGTTATTATTGTGGCTTCGGTTTCGGCAATTTATGGATTGGGGTCGCCAGAGGCATATAAAAAGAGATCGATTCCGATTGATGTGGAAACAGGATTTGAAAGAAATGAGCTTATAAAAAGGCTGATTTCACTTAGATATGAGAGAAATGACATTGCATTTGAACGTGGAAAATTCCGTGTGAAAGGTGATATTCTTGATTTACATCCATCTTATCAGGATACAGGATACCGTTTTGAATTTTTTGGAGATGATTTGGAAAGCATTTCAGAGATTAATACGCTTACTGGACAGAAAATTAGAAATATAAAAAGAATCACAATAATGCCTGCAACTCACTATTTGACAAATGAAGATACAAAAGTGATGTTTGAGTCAATAAAAAAGGAAATGGAAGAAAGAGTGAATTTTTTCCAGAAAGAGGGAAAACTACTGGAAGCACAGAGAATTGAGCAAAGAACAAAGTATGATTTGGAAATGATTGAGGAAATTGGTTATTGTAAAGGTGTGGAAAACTATTCTAGATATTTGACAGGAAAGAGTGAAGGAGAAGCACCTGATACGTTAATTGACTATTTTCCAGAGGATTTAGTTGTATTTCTGGATGAGTCGCACATTTCAGTTCCGCAGATAAATGGGATGTATAAGGGAGATAGAGCAAGAAAGCAGTCTTTAATTGACAATGGATTCAGGCTTCCAAGTGCTTATGATAACCGTCCGTTGAAATTTGAGGAATTTTTTGGGAAAATCCCACAAGTTGTATATATTTCAGCCACTCCAAGCGATTACGAGCTGGAACATTCAAATGGTGAAGTTGTAGAGCAGCTTGTCCGTCCAACAGGAATTGTAGAACCAAGTATCGACATTCGTGAAACAAAAAATCAAATTGATGACTTGATGGATGAAATAAAAACAAGAACGGCAAGAAAAGAACGGATTTTAGTTACAACCTTGACAAAAAAAATGGCAGAAGAACTGACAGATTACTATTTGGAATATGGAATAAAAGTAAAATATATGCATTCTGACATCGACACGCTAGAAAGAACAGAGATAATAAGAGGTTTGAGAAAAGGAGAATTTGATGTTCTAGTTGGAATAAACTTGCTGCGGGAAGGGTTAGATATTCCAGAAGTTTCATTAGTGGCAATTTTGGAAGCAGACAAGGAAGGATATTTGCGTTCCAGAAGATCTTTAATTCAGACAATGGGACGTGCTGCAAGAAATGTAGAAGGACATGTTATCCTATATGCTGACAGAATAACAGGCTCTATGCAGGAAGCCATTGATGAAGTGAACAGACGGCGTGAAGTTCAGGAAAAATACAACTTGGAAAACAACATTAATCCAAAATCAATTGTAAGAGAAATTGCAGAGTCAATCGTAGACTATGAAATTGAAAAAGAAAATGAAGCAAACAAAGCAATCAAGCAGTATAAGAGTGAAAAAGATATTGAAAAGGAAATCAAGAAACTTGATAAGCAGATTAAAAAACTGGCTGAGGAGCTTAATTTTGAGGAAGCTATTAAATTGAGGGATAAAATGAATGAATTGAAGAAGTTGTTAATTGAACTGTAA
- a CDS encoding phosphoribosylformylglycinamidine synthase has translation MNYRIFVEKKEDFRVEAQNLFSDLKENIGIDGLTSVRVLNIYDIFNLGENDLEKLEKTVFSEINVDNVFKSFDEVFKEKNSENVYFSVEFLPGQYDQRADSAIQCINLLIDEDNNINVKSGKLIILYGKISPDEFARIKKYYINEVEAREKDLNVLSENVETENTDDVIVYEGFTEKTKEEIESLKNELELAMTVNDLLFIQEYFKNEEKRNPTETEIRVLDTYWSDHCRHTTFETIIDDIKVENETYKNIIEKAINEYLESREYVHADRISKKPMTLMDLATIFGKEQRKNGNLPDLEVSDEINACSIYIDVPIERIDEDGEKSTTTEKWILQFKNETHNHPTEIEPFGGASTCIGGAIRDPLSGRTYVYQAVRISGSADPTEKIEDTMAGKLPQKVITQVAAHGFSSYGNQIGLATTHVNEIYDEGYKAKRMELGLVVGAAPAENIIREKPENGDIVILLGGRTGRDGIGGATGSSKEHTTESSEKSSAEVQKGNAIVERKIQRLFRNKNVTKLIKKCNDFGAGGVSVAIGELADGLEIDLNKVRVKYIGLTGTELAISESQERMAVVIEKQNLDKFIEFANEENLEAYQVAEINDSNRLVMKYNGKAIVDISRDFLNTNGAASNINITIENTPKLNLNREVEGNDFRSKFVNNLKDLNVASQRGLVETFDSTIGATTVLMPFGGKYQLTPAEVSVQKVSVINAETDVASMVGYGYNPYVAKQSTFHGGAYAVIESMAKVVAGGGNYKNIRFTFQEYFERLGQDSKKWGKPLSALLGALYIQKSFGLPSIGGKDSMSGTFNEISVPPTLVSFAVSVTDAENVISSEFKKAGNNVYLITTPNDENDLPKLDELKANFDFITENIRNKKIVSATAVKNGGIAESLAKMTFGNKLGVDVAAQIDENDWFKVNYGAFVVETAENIDYKNAVLLGKVTSEAKITVNGTNFDLDELIGNWESKLEKIFPTKKEVEKEHKIAHCEGLKYEKLKKIEHENMISNISNTYAKPRVFIPVFPGTNSEYDLERAFNREGGLAKIGVFNNLSHNNILNSIDNFVKEIDNSQILMLPGGFSAGDEPDGSAKFMVAVLKNKKVKEAVENLLKRDGLILGICNGFQALIKSGLLPYGEIRELNETSPTLTFNTIDKHMSKIVQTKIITNNSPWLSDMKEGDIHSVAISHGEGRIVLTEEEYKKLYENNQIATKYVDLEGNSTIDSQFNPNGSYYAIEGMLAYNGRIFGKMGHSERKGKNVYKNIYGNKEQNIFRNGIKFFK, from the coding sequence ATGAATTATAGAATCTTTGTAGAAAAAAAAGAAGATTTTAGAGTGGAAGCACAAAATTTATTTAGCGACTTAAAGGAAAATATCGGGATAGATGGGCTTACAAGTGTAAGAGTTTTAAATATTTATGATATTTTTAATTTAGGTGAAAATGATTTGGAAAAATTGGAAAAAACTGTGTTTTCTGAAATAAATGTTGACAATGTTTTTAAATCGTTTGATGAAGTGTTTAAAGAAAAAAATTCAGAAAATGTGTATTTCTCAGTGGAATTTTTACCAGGGCAATATGATCAGAGAGCGGATTCTGCAATTCAATGTATAAATTTATTGATTGACGAAGATAATAATATTAATGTAAAAAGTGGGAAATTGATAATTTTATACGGAAAAATTTCTCCTGATGAATTTGCGAGAATAAAAAAATATTATATAAATGAGGTTGAGGCACGGGAAAAAGATTTAAATGTTCTAAGTGAAAATGTTGAAACTGAAAATACGGATGATGTTATTGTTTATGAAGGATTTACTGAAAAAACAAAAGAGGAAATTGAAAGTCTTAAAAATGAATTGGAACTGGCGATGACTGTAAATGACTTGCTATTTATTCAGGAATATTTTAAAAATGAGGAAAAAAGAAATCCTACGGAAACTGAAATTCGTGTTCTTGATACTTACTGGAGCGATCATTGCCGACACACAACTTTTGAAACAATTATTGATGATATAAAAGTTGAAAATGAAACTTATAAAAATATCATTGAAAAGGCTATTAATGAGTACTTGGAAAGCAGGGAGTACGTTCATGCTGACAGAATTTCTAAAAAGCCGATGACTCTTATGGATCTTGCTACAATTTTTGGAAAAGAGCAGAGAAAAAATGGAAACTTGCCAGATTTGGAAGTTTCAGATGAAATAAATGCTTGTTCGATTTATATTGATGTGCCAATTGAGAGAATTGATGAAGATGGGGAAAAGAGTACAACTACTGAAAAATGGATTTTGCAGTTTAAAAATGAAACTCATAACCATCCGACAGAAATTGAGCCGTTTGGAGGGGCTTCTACTTGTATTGGTGGAGCAATCCGTGATCCGTTATCTGGAAGAACTTATGTTTATCAGGCTGTGAGAATTAGCGGTTCTGCTGATCCAACTGAAAAAATTGAGGATACAATGGCTGGAAAATTGCCACAAAAGGTTATTACGCAAGTAGCTGCACACGGATTTTCTTCTTACGGAAATCAGATTGGGCTTGCAACAACTCATGTAAATGAAATTTACGATGAAGGATATAAGGCTAAAAGAATGGAACTGGGACTTGTCGTGGGAGCGGCACCTGCTGAAAATATTATTCGTGAAAAGCCTGAAAATGGGGATATTGTAATTCTGCTTGGTGGAAGAACTGGAAGAGATGGAATTGGAGGGGCGACTGGATCGTCTAAGGAACATACGACAGAATCTTCGGAAAAATCAAGTGCTGAAGTGCAAAAAGGTAATGCAATTGTTGAAAGAAAAATTCAAAGACTTTTCAGAAATAAAAATGTTACAAAATTAATTAAAAAATGTAATGACTTTGGAGCTGGAGGAGTTTCGGTTGCGATTGGAGAATTGGCTGACGGGCTTGAAATTGACTTGAATAAAGTAAGAGTCAAATATATTGGGCTAACTGGTACAGAACTTGCTATTTCAGAGTCGCAGGAGAGAATGGCAGTTGTTATTGAAAAACAAAACTTGGATAAATTTATAGAATTTGCAAACGAGGAAAATCTGGAAGCGTATCAAGTAGCTGAAATTAACGATTCAAATAGGCTTGTTATGAAATACAATGGAAAAGCAATTGTTGATATTTCAAGAGATTTCTTAAATACAAACGGAGCCGCCTCAAATATCAATATTACAATTGAAAATACGCCAAAATTAAACTTGAACAGAGAAGTTGAAGGAAATGACTTTAGAAGTAAATTTGTAAATAACTTGAAAGACTTAAATGTCGCTTCGCAAAGAGGATTAGTTGAAACTTTTGATTCAACAATTGGAGCAACGACGGTATTAATGCCATTTGGTGGAAAATATCAGTTGACTCCTGCAGAAGTTTCAGTACAAAAAGTGTCGGTAATTAATGCGGAAACTGATGTCGCCTCAATGGTTGGATACGGATATAATCCTTATGTTGCAAAACAAAGCACATTCCACGGTGGTGCTTACGCTGTAATCGAGTCAATGGCAAAAGTTGTCGCTGGTGGAGGAAACTACAAAAACATCAGATTTACATTCCAGGAATATTTTGAAAGATTGGGGCAGGATTCTAAAAAATGGGGTAAACCATTATCAGCATTATTAGGAGCATTGTACATACAGAAATCCTTTGGATTGCCGTCAATCGGTGGAAAAGATTCAATGAGTGGAACATTTAACGAAATTTCCGTACCGCCTACATTGGTATCATTTGCAGTAAGCGTTACAGATGCTGAAAATGTAATTTCTAGCGAATTTAAAAAGGCTGGAAACAATGTGTACCTGATTACAACGCCAAATGATGAAAATGATTTGCCAAAACTTGACGAGCTAAAAGCAAACTTTGATTTTATAACTGAAAATATAAGAAATAAAAAAATTGTGTCTGCTACGGCTGTGAAAAATGGTGGAATCGCTGAAAGTCTTGCGAAAATGACATTTGGAAATAAACTTGGTGTGGATGTTGCTGCGCAGATTGATGAAAATGACTGGTTTAAAGTAAATTATGGAGCATTTGTTGTGGAAACTGCTGAAAATATTGATTACAAAAATGCAGTTTTACTTGGAAAAGTTACAAGTGAAGCAAAAATTACTGTAAATGGAACAAATTTTGATTTGGATGAATTAATTGGAAATTGGGAAAGTAAACTTGAAAAAATATTCCCAACGAAAAAAGAAGTGGAAAAAGAGCATAAAATCGCACATTGTGAAGGCTTAAAATATGAAAAATTGAAAAAAATTGAACATGAAAACATGATTAGCAATATTTCAAATACTTATGCAAAACCAAGAGTATTTATCCCAGTATTTCCAGGAACAAACTCAGAATATGACTTGGAAAGGGCATTTAACCGTGAAGGCGGACTTGCGAAAATTGGAGTATTTAACAACTTGTCGCATAATAATATTTTAAATTCAATTGATAATTTTGTCAAAGAAATTGATAATTCACAGATTTTAATGCTGCCAGGAGGATTTAGTGCAGGAGACGAGCCAGATGGTTCTGCTAAATTCATGGTTGCTGTTCTAAAAAATAAAAAAGTTAAAGAAGCAGTAGAAAACCTGTTAAAACGTGACGGATTAATTTTAGGAATTTGTAACGGTTTCCAAGCATTGATAAAATCAGGATTACTTCCTTACGGGGAAATCCGTGAATTGAACGAAACTTCACCAACATTGACTTTCAACACAATTGATAAGCATATGTCAAAAATCGTCCAGACAAAGATTATTACAAATAACTCTCCTTGGCTTTCAGATATGAAAGAAGGAGATATTCACTCGGTTGCAATTTCTCACGGTGAAGGAAGAATAGTTCTTACAGAAGAAGAATACAAAAAATTATATGAAAACAATCAAATTGCAACAAAATATGTGGATTTAGAAGGGAATTCAACAATAGATTCACAATTTAATCCAAATGGTTCTTATTATGCGATCGAAGGAATGCTTGCTTATAATGGAAGAATTTTTGGAAAAATGGGGCATTCTGAAAGAAAAGGTAAGAATGTTTACAAAAATATTTACGGAAATAAGGAACAAAATATCTTTAGAAATGGAATAAAATTTTTTAAATAG
- a CDS encoding Abi family protein, which translates to MFLFKILDKNIQNTLFKYSVYVENIFKTKMAYLISRKYGISIEQYLNEKNYYLPINFQRREKRNQTLKAILAVATDNKYKNDPTEYYKKYHNHIPAWILFKNVNFTDIIDLYSFLKLEDKLEIAKEYCNNASQLKDEELVELLKNSITIVRKFRNRIAHNLKVITYRAKGNNLKLKNIKNFLPNQFIGKNDYKNKIGINDLFSMISSITFLLKNETLIFQMFSELKVDFNLISLQKMVKKYKKVTNFPQNIEKRFDIILGKEK; encoded by the coding sequence TTGTTTCTTTTCAAAATATTAGATAAAAATATTCAAAATACATTGTTTAAGTATAGTGTCTATGTAGAAAATATATTTAAAACAAAAATGGCATACCTTATATCAAGGAAATACGGAATTTCGATTGAACAGTATTTAAATGAAAAAAACTACTATTTGCCTATTAATTTTCAAAGAAGAGAAAAAAGAAATCAAACCTTAAAAGCAATTTTGGCAGTAGCAACAGATAATAAGTATAAAAATGATCCTACAGAATATTATAAAAAATATCATAATCATATTCCAGCTTGGATATTATTTAAAAATGTTAATTTTACAGACATTATTGATTTATATTCCTTTTTAAAATTAGAAGATAAGCTGGAGATAGCAAAAGAATATTGTAATAATGCGAGTCAACTCAAAGATGAAGAATTAGTAGAACTATTAAAAAATTCAATTACTATCGTAAGAAAGTTTAGAAATAGAATTGCCCATAATTTAAAAGTAATAACCTATAGAGCTAAAGGTAACAATTTGAAATTGAAGAATATTAAAAATTTTCTTCCAAATCAATTTATAGGGAAAAATGATTATAAAAATAAAATAGGAATTAATGACTTGTTTTCTATGATTTCCTCAATAACTTTTTTGTTAAAAAATGAGACATTAATATTTCAGATGTTTAGTGAATTAAAGGTTGATTTTAATTTAATATCCTTACAGAAAATGGTAAAAAAATATAAAAAAGTAACAAATTTTCCTCAAAATATTGAAAAAAGATTTGATATAATTTTAGGAAAAGAAAAATAA
- the era gene encoding GTPase Era, producing MKSGFITIVGRPNVGKSTLMNKLVKEKVAIVSDKAGTTRDQIKGIVNIGESQFIFVDTPGIHKPKHLLGEHMTNVALEALENVDLIMFMLDGTQEISTGDMFVNENVRSVNTPIVLVINKIDRMTDEEIEEKKKEIREKLGEFDEIITLTAEYAIGIHKIFEVAEKYLSNDVWFYPEDYYTDLPVNKIVVETVREKILHHTKDEIPHSVAVEIINVETKPAIRKYDINIYVERDSQKGIIIGKDGTMLKKIGIEARREIEHLIDLKVNLKLWVKVKKKWRKNKKFLDEMGYGK from the coding sequence ATGAAGTCAGGATTTATAACAATTGTTGGACGTCCAAATGTTGGGAAGTCCACGCTTATGAATAAGCTTGTGAAAGAAAAAGTTGCGATTGTGTCTGATAAGGCTGGGACGACTAGGGATCAGATAAAAGGGATTGTAAATATTGGAGAAAGTCAGTTTATATTTGTAGATACGCCAGGGATTCACAAACCAAAACATTTACTTGGGGAACATATGACTAATGTAGCGTTAGAGGCACTTGAAAATGTGGATTTGATAATGTTTATGCTGGATGGGACGCAGGAAATTTCAACTGGGGATATGTTCGTTAATGAAAATGTGCGAAGTGTAAATACACCAATTGTACTTGTTATTAATAAAATTGATAGAATGACGGATGAGGAAATTGAGGAGAAGAAAAAGGAAATTCGTGAAAAATTGGGAGAGTTTGATGAAATAATAACTCTTACGGCGGAATATGCGATTGGGATTCATAAGATATTTGAAGTTGCTGAGAAATATTTGTCAAATGATGTGTGGTTTTATCCAGAAGATTATTATACAGATTTACCAGTAAATAAAATCGTTGTGGAAACAGTCAGAGAGAAAATTTTACATCATACAAAAGATGAAATTCCACATAGCGTGGCTGTGGAAATCATTAATGTGGAAACAAAGCCTGCGATTAGGAAATATGATATAAATATTTATGTTGAAAGAGATAGCCAAAAAGGAATTATTATTGGAAAAGATGGAACTATGCTTAAGAAAATTGGGATAGAGGCTAGACGTGAGATTGAGCATTTAATTGATTTGAAGGTTAATTTAAAATTGTGGGTAAAAGTTAAGAAAAAATGGAGAAAGAATAAGAAATTTCTTGATGAAATGGGTTATGGGAAATAA
- the purE gene encoding 5-(carboxyamino)imidazole ribonucleotide mutase encodes MKVAIFFGSQSDTEKMRGAANCLKEFGLEYEAYILSAHRVPEKLEEVLADVETRGAEVIIAGAGLAAHLPGVIASKTILPVVGVPLNGAIGGLDALYSIVQMPKSIPVATVGIDNSYNAGMLAVQILAVKYPEIKEKLINFRKEMKAKFIADNEKKIEL; translated from the coding sequence ATGAAAGTAGCAATATTTTTTGGAAGTCAGTCGGATACTGAAAAAATGAGAGGAGCTGCGAATTGCTTGAAAGAATTTGGGCTTGAATATGAGGCTTATATCTTGTCGGCTCACAGAGTTCCTGAAAAATTGGAGGAAGTTCTTGCAGATGTGGAAACAAGAGGAGCTGAAGTGATTATCGCTGGAGCTGGGCTTGCGGCGCATTTACCTGGAGTTATTGCTTCAAAAACAATTCTTCCTGTTGTAGGAGTGCCTTTAAATGGAGCGATTGGAGGGCTTGATGCACTTTATTCAATTGTGCAGATGCCAAAATCTATTCCTGTGGCTACAGTTGGAATTGATAATTCATACAATGCAGGAATGCTGGCTGTACAGATTCTGGCAGTAAAATATCCTGAAATTAAAGAAAAACTGATTAATTTCAGAAAAGAGATGAAGGCTAAGTTTATTGCTGATAATGAGAAAAAAATTGAGTTATAG
- the sppA gene encoding signal peptide peptidase SppA produces MFILKMLLEIVIMLILCVILSLIFVKKILRVKNKKKLPLKKVKTVVFDVKKLKEDVAMPALKGKEKLSYYQILQGLNNLAEDKNIKKVIIDVDKLNLTLSQLEEISKIFDKIKKNKEVVAIGTLFEESRYRQAMLANKIFMFDTRQSTLIFRGYLHKEFYLKSFLEKFGIRMNVLHIGDYKVAGEKFSHNQMSEEKKESIKNIKDKVFEDFVELVKSKRGTDIENEILSGNLIFAGKKKALEYKLIDGVADYDEIGINYKEDTVSIEDYIVMTKDKKEKAKDTIAVINLEGVIDMKNPNKNITYDNVCEKLEELKEIKNLKGLVLRINSPGGSALVSEKIYKKLKKLTVPIYVSMGDLCASGGYYIATTGKKLFANNFTLTGSIGVVMMYPEVVGTMKKLDVNLEGFGKGAGFDMLNPFEELGEDSKEKLIHNMNEVYGEFKEHVMVARGMNDEELEKIAQGRVWLGSEAKNINLVDEIGTLEDCIKAMANDLKLDKYKVQIVELTQTLKETLSDIKMPFVSEEIREKVEFLQGNINQVLYYESEIEL; encoded by the coding sequence ATGTTTATTTTGAAAATGTTGTTAGAAATAGTAATAATGCTTATTTTGTGTGTAATTTTAAGTTTAATTTTTGTAAAGAAGATTCTTAGAGTAAAAAATAAGAAGAAATTGCCTTTAAAAAAAGTAAAAACTGTTGTTTTTGATGTGAAAAAATTAAAGGAAGATGTGGCTATGCCTGCATTAAAGGGGAAAGAGAAATTATCGTATTATCAAATATTGCAAGGATTAAATAATCTTGCGGAAGATAAAAATATAAAAAAAGTGATTATTGATGTGGATAAGTTAAATTTGACACTTTCACAGCTGGAAGAAATTTCTAAAATTTTTGATAAGATTAAAAAAAATAAGGAAGTTGTGGCGATAGGAACGCTTTTTGAGGAAAGTCGATATAGACAGGCTATGCTTGCTAATAAGATTTTTATGTTTGACACAAGGCAGTCAACTCTTATTTTTAGGGGATATTTGCATAAGGAATTTTATTTGAAGTCGTTTCTGGAAAAGTTTGGGATAAGAATGAATGTGCTTCATATTGGTGATTACAAGGTGGCTGGAGAAAAATTTAGCCATAACCAAATGTCGGAAGAGAAAAAGGAATCAATTAAAAATATAAAAGATAAAGTTTTTGAAGATTTTGTGGAATTGGTAAAAAGTAAAAGAGGGACTGATATTGAAAATGAGATATTGAGTGGAAATTTGATTTTTGCTGGGAAGAAAAAGGCTTTGGAATATAAATTGATTGACGGTGTTGCTGATTATGATGAGATTGGGATAAATTATAAAGAAGATACAGTTTCGATTGAAGATTATATTGTGATGACAAAAGATAAGAAGGAAAAGGCAAAAGATACAATTGCTGTGATAAATCTTGAGGGCGTTATTGATATGAAAAATCCCAACAAAAATATTACTTATGATAATGTTTGTGAAAAACTTGAGGAATTAAAAGAAATAAAGAATTTGAAAGGGTTAGTATTAAGAATAAATTCGCCTGGTGGAAGTGCTTTAGTTTCTGAAAAAATATATAAGAAATTAAAAAAATTGACTGTGCCGATATATGTTTCAATGGGAGATTTGTGTGCAAGTGGAGGTTATTACATTGCTACAACTGGAAAAAAATTATTTGCAAATAACTTCACTTTGACAGGTTCAATTGGTGTTGTTATGATGTATCCTGAAGTTGTAGGAACAATGAAAAAGTTAGATGTTAATTTGGAAGGATTTGGAAAGGGTGCGGGCTTTGATATGCTGAATCCATTTGAAGAATTAGGAGAAGATTCAAAAGAGAAATTAATCCATAATATGAATGAAGTTTATGGCGAGTTTAAGGAACATGTAATGGTAGCCAGAGGAATGAATGATGAGGAACTTGAAAAAATTGCACAAGGAAGAGTGTGGCTTGGAAGCGAAGCCAAAAATATCAATTTGGTTGATGAAATTGGAACTCTTGAAGATTGTATAAAAGCAATGGCAAATGATTTAAAATTGGATAAATATAAAGTGCAAATAGTGGAGTTAACACAAACTTTAAAAGAAACTCTGTCAGATATAAAAATGCCCTTTGTATCTGAGGAAATTAGGGAAAAGGTTGAATTTTTGCAAGGAAATATAAATCAGGTTTTGTATTATGAGAGTGAGATTGAATTGTAA